The Pseudonocardia broussonetiae DNA segment GGTTGGCCGCGCGCGCGACGCCGACCTCCCCGTCGGGGGTGACGGCCTGCACGCCCGTGGGCGAGATCAGCACCGGCAGGGAGACGTCCTGCCCCATCACCGTCGTCGACTGCACCCGCTCCTGCGGCAGGTTCGCGATGTGCGGGCGGAAGCCGATCTCGGAGAACGCCGCGACGTTGTCGTCGAGCGTGATCCCCTGCTCCGATCCCGCGACCAGCGCGAGGTAGACCGAGCGCGGCAGCCGCTTCTTCGCGCGGCGCTGCGCCTCCGCCACCGTCTCGAACCACTCCTTGCTGCTGGCCATCACCGCTCCTTCGCGGGCGCGGGGGCGCCCATCAGTCCTCGTCGCACCCTAACCCGGCCACCCCCTCCCGGCCCCCGAGTCCCGTCGGATGTGACCGGTGGACCTGTACGGCCGGAGAGGTGCGGCGCCCGTCCCTGGGTCCCCGGCCCCAGCACACGTTCCCGGCCCCGCACACGCTCCCGGCCCCAGCACACGTTTCCGGCTCCCGCGCACGTTCCCGGCTCGCGCGCACGTTCCCGGCTCCCGCGCGGTCCTCCTCCCGCGCGGGTATCTGGCTCCCGCGCTGGTTTACGGCTCGCGCGCACGTTCCCGGCTCCCGCGCACGTTCCCGGCTCCAGCGCATGCTCCCGGCTCCAGCGCACGCTCCCGGCTCCCGCGCACGCTCCCGGCTCCCGTGCACCGGCTCGCGCGCACGTTCTCGGCTCCCGCGCACTTTCGCGGCTCCCGCGCACGTTCGAGGCTCCCGCGTGCGCTCCCGGCTCCCGCGCACTTTCGCGGCTCCCGCGCGTCCCCGGGGGCGCGCGGGAACCCGGGCGGTGCGCGGGACGGGGCGGGGGCCGTCGAGTCGCCTGCCAACCGTGGCGCGCTGCTCGAGGCGGGTGCGCAGCTCGCCGGAGCCGGAACGGCCGTCGGCCTGGCCGGAGCGGCCGCAGCCCCTTACGGGAGCGGCCATCGGCCCGGGCGGTGATCACCGAGGCCGCGCCACCACGGTCTCCGCCGCGACCTCCACGTCACACTCCCGACGATCACCCACGTCGGCGGCCCGAACAGCGGCGGTGATCACCGGAACCGCACCACCACCGCCCTCGCCACGACCCGGACGTCACACTTCCGGCGATCACCAGCCCATTCGCGCCGAACTGCGCACCTTCCAGCGCCGCGCACCCATCCGGACGTGCGCAGGACGCCAGGAAGTGCGCAGGGCGTCGGGCAGGTGGTCGCATCAACTCCGATGACGCCTCCCGCGCGCGTTCCCGGCTCCCGCGCGCCCCCGGGAGTCCGCGGGACCCCGGAACGTGGGCGGGACCCTGGACAGCGCGCGCGAGTCCGGCACGTGCGCGCCTCCGGGGTGCGCGGGGACCCGGGAGTCCGCGGGACCCCGAAAGGTGCGCGGGAGCCGGTGCGCGAGTCCGGCACGTACGCGGGATTTCGTACGGCGCGCGCAAGCCCGGAACGTGCGCGCGGCTCCGGAGTGCGCGGGACCCGGAAGTGCGCGGGGCCCCCGAGTGCGCGGGAGCCGGCTGTGCGCGGTGGCCGGGAGAGCGCCGCCACCCGCGCACCGTCGCGACTCCGGTACAGCGGCCGTAGGGCGGGTAGCGAGGCGGGCCGGCGGGGGGCTGTGTCGCGCGGCCGACGTGGGAGTCACCGTCGGGCGGCGAGCAGCGTGACCCTCCGGGCGCCGGCCGCGGAGCGGCCAAGCGGAGCAGGCGGCCGGCAGGGGCCCACGATGTACTGCGTGAGCACACCGGCCGCGCGGGTTCGAGCAGACGTGCAGGAGCGTCAGCGACGCGCGTCGACGACCTCGGCCTCGACGACCGGCAGGACGGCGGTCGGCGCGGGGGGCGTCTTCGTGACGGCGGGCAGCGAGGCGGTCGCGGGGGCGTCCGGGGTCGCGGGCTCCGCGGGGGCCTCGGACGCGCGGTCCTCCTTGAGGCCCCGCATCTCGCCCTTGAACACGCGGGCGGACTGGCCGACCGAGCGGGCCATGTCGGGCAGCTTCTTCGCGCCGAAGATCAGCACGAGGACGCCGAGCAGGACGATGAGTTCCCAACCACCGAGGTTCGGCACGGGACGTTCCTTCCGTTCGGGGAGCGGGTCTACCGGGCACAACGGACGGGCGGGGCCGAGGATGCGGCCCGCGCCCGCCCGTCACGCCGTCGGGGTGACGATCAGGTCTGGTCGCCACTCGTGGTGAAGGTGCCGTTGGTGCCGTTCGGGAAGAAGCCGCCGGAGCCGGCCTCCTCCGGGGTGAGGTACACGATGTTGTGGACCTGGAAGACGTCGCGCGAGAACGCGATGCCGTTGGCGTCGGTCGGCACGATGTTGCTGTTGCCGTCGTCGTCGGTGATGCCCTGGTCGAGGTCGTCGGGCCCGTCGAGGCTGTCGCGGGCGTCGGAGATGGCGTTCGCGGCGTCCTCCAGGCCCTTGGCCAGCAGGACGGTGCGCACGAGGCCCGCGTGGTAGGCCTCGACCGCGAGGATGCCCGCGGCGGCCTCGAGGAAGGTCTTGTTGCTGATCAGGGCGGCGGCGCCCTTGTAGGCCGTGACGCCCACGTCCTCGAACACGAACGCGCCGAGCAGGAAGTTGTCCTCGTTGGCGTAGACGTCGAACGTCTCGCCGGGCTGGATCAGGCCGGCGGCCGTGGCCGCGGCGGAGAAGGCCGCCTCGATGTCGATCTCCGGGCGCGCGACCTTGGCGTCGCCGAGCGCGGCGCGCAGGAAGTCGACGTGCGCGCGCTCGTCGTTGGCGATCTCCTCGGCGTACTGCCGGGCGAGCTTCGACTCGAACTCGACCTGGCGGCCGCCGGTGACGCCGCCGAGCTTGCCGACGCCGTCGATCTGCGAGTCCTTGAGGCCCTCACCGAAGGCGCCGCGGAGGTAGAACTCGGCCTCGAGGTACTCGAGGTTGAGGGCGAAGTTGAGGACCGCGGCGTCGGTGACGGCGCCGTCGTCGCCGCCGTCGGACGCGAACGCCGAGCCGGACAGCGCGAGGCCGCCGCCGGCGACACCCGCCACGCCGAGACCGGTCAGGCCGGCCGCGCGCAGGAAGCGGCGCCGGTCGACGGCGTTCTCCGAGCTGCGGTTGATGGCCTCGCGCACGAACGCCTTGCTGAACCCTTCGAACACTGCGATCTCCTCGATGCGATGTGCGTCCATGAACGACCCGCGCTGGGGTGCGGGTCGCGGCACAGCAGTGCCGCCGTTCGGGTCAACGAGATCCGTCGCGGCGCCGGTACGGCCACGCACCGTGAACGAAGTCCTTGAGCGCGCCGGTCAGCGGGCGCAGCGCGCCGGTCAGCGGGCGCGCAGCGCCCCGGCGACGACGTCCACGTCGTGCGGGTAGGTGATCTTGATGTTGCGCGGGTCGCCCGCGACGCCGTGCACGGCGAGCCCCGGCGCGAACCGCTCCACGCACGACGCCGTGTCGGTGCCGGCGAACCCCTCGGCCGCGGCGCGCTCGTAGGCGGCCAGCAGCGGGGCGGCGCGGAAGCCCTGCGGCGTCTGCACGGCGGTGAGGCGCACCGGCGCCGAGAGCGTGGCGCCGTCGGCGACCGCGAGGTCGCTGCGCACCAGCCCGGGCACCGCTCCCCCGGACGCGCGGGCGACGCGCAGCACCTCCGCCACCAGCGCGGGCCCGACGAGCGGCCGCGCCCCGTCGTGGACCAGCACGACGTCGACCTCGCCGCTGCCGATCCGCCCGGCGAGGGCCCGCAGCCCGGCCAGCTCCGACGCCTGGCGCGTGGCACCGCCGTCGACGACCTCCACGGCGTGGTCCACCTCGTGGTCGAGCAGCCGGCGGACGTGCCCGTGGTCCTCGGGGCGCACCACCAGCACCACCGGGCCGACGCCGGGCGCACCGGCGAGCGCGTCCACCGACCAGGCCAGCACCGAGCGCCCCGCCACGGGCAGGTACACCTTGTTCCGGTCGGCGCCGACCCGGCTGCCGCTGCCCCCGGCCAGCACCAACGCCGCCGCACCCACCCGCACCGCGCCAGTATCCGCCGTCCTGGTTACCGTCGGGTCATGGACCGGTGGACCGCTTCGGACATCCCGCCCCAGACCGGGCGCACGATCGTCGTGACGGGGGCCAACAGCGGCATCGGCCTCGCCGCCGCGCGCGAGCTGGCGCGGGCGGGTGCGCGGGTCGTGCTGGCCGTGCGCGACACCGCGAAGGGCGAGGCGGCCGCCGCGACGCTGCACGGCCTGCCGGGCACCGCCGAGGTCCGCCGGCTCGACCTCGCCGACCTCGCGTCGGTCCGGGAGTTCGCGGCGGGCGTCGACCACCCCGTGGACGTGCTCGTCAACAACGCCGGCCTGATGGCCGTGCCGTTCCGGCGCACCGTCGACGGCTTCGAGATGCAGACCGGCACCAACTTCCTCGGCCACTTCGCGCTCACCGGGCTGCTCCTGCCGCGGCTGACCGACCGCGTCGTGACGCTGTCGAGCGTGGCGCACCGGATCGGCCACCTCGACGTCGACGACCTCAACTGGGAGCGCCGCCGCTACCAGCGCTGGCTGGCCTACGGGCAGTCGAAGCTGGCCGACCTGGTCTTCGCCTACGAGCTGCAGCGGCGCTTCGTCGCGGCGGGCTCGCTGCTGCGCTCGACGGCCGCGCACCCCGGCTACGCCGCCACCAACCTGCAGTCGCGCACCGAGTCGGTGCAGGACCTCGCGATGGGCCTGCTCAACCGCGTCGTGGCCCAGGGACCCGAGGGCGGGGCGCTCCCGACGCTCTACGCCGCGACCGTCCCCGACCTGCCCGGGGGCTCCTACATCGGCCCCGACGGGCCCGGGGAGGTCCGCGGCGCGCCGCGTCCGGTGGGCAGCTCGGCGGCCTCGCACGACCGCGCGCTGGGCCGCGCGCTCTGGGAGAGGGCGGAAGCCCTGACCGGTGTTCGGCCGGATGTCGCATCCGCCGTCGCCTGACGAGGTCTCACGCCCGGACGGCGATCACGCACAGTACTCTCGACGGAGGTCTCACCGTCGAGTGCCGGCGTGACGTCGCGACCCCCGGGCACCGGTGGGAGAGCCACGGGACAACGCGATCGGTCGTCGTGGAAGGGCACGTGCAGAGAGGGCGGGGGGTGACGCGCAGTGGACGAACGGATCCGACCGGGGCGTGACCGCACCCCTCCCCGGACGCCACCGGGCGACACCCCGTGGCCGCGGCGGGCCGAGCGCGAGCGGCTCGACCAGGAGCGTCGCGAGCAGGAGCGGCGCGACCGCGACCGGCGCGACCGCGAACGCCGCGAGCGCGACCGCGAGCGCCGGGAGCAGGACCGCCGCGAGCGCGCCCGGGCCCGGGCCGCCGACGGGCGCCCCCCGGTGCCGCCGCGCCGCCGCCCGACCGAGCCCGTGTCCGTCGAGGACCCGACCCGCCCGGTCGGCCCCCGGGTGCGCGCCGCCGCCGACCGCGCCGCCGCCGACCGCACCGCCACCGACCGCGCCGCCACCGACCGCGCCGCCGACTCCGCGGCCCGCCGCGCCCGGCGGGAGCGCGACCGCGGCGAGCCCGTCACCCGGATCACCCGCCCGGCCGTGCCCCGCCGTCCCGTCGACGACGGCGACGACCTGCGCACCCGCCCCGTGCGGCAGTCACCGCCGTCGGCCACGCCCCCGAAGGCCCCGCTGCCGGCGGCGCCGCCGACGAAGGCCCCGCCCGGGAAGGCGGCCGGCGCGAAGACCCCGCTCGCGAAGGCCGCGCCGACCGGGAAGACCCCCACGACCCCCGCAGGCGGCAGCCGCCCGGCGGGGAAGGCGTCGACGAGCACCCCCGCCGGCGCGGTCGCGGCGAGCGCGGCTGCCGAGGCCGACGAGCCCGGCACGGCACGGCCCGAGCGGACCGGCGGCACCCGCCGCCCCACCCCGCCGCCGGTGCGCCGCACGGGCCGGCGCCGCCCCCGCACCCTGGGCCGCGCCCTGCTCACCACCGCGGCCGCCGCCGTCGCCCCGGGCAGCGGCCACCTCATGCTGCACCGCCGCCGCACGGGCTGGCTGATCCTCGGCCCGTTCCTGTTCCTCGTCGTCGCGCTCCTGCTGCTCCTGGCCACCCAACGGCGCTCCACGCTGCTCACGCCGCTGCTGTCGTCGAGCGGGCTGGGCCTGGCCGCGGCCGGCTGCGTGCTGGCCGCGCTGGCCTGGATCGCGGTGATCGTGCGGACCTGGCTGATCTCCCAGCCCCGTGGCCTCGACAGCACCCGGCGGACCGTCGGCGTCGCCGTCACCACCGCGCTGTGCCTGCTGGTGGCCGCGCCCTTCGGGTTCGCGGCGAACCTCGCCAACTCCTCGCGCTCGGTGCTCGGCGAGCTGTTCACCGACGACGCCGACAGCGCCGCGGCGCTCGGCCCGCGCGTCAACCTGCTGCTGGTCGGCAGCGACGCGGGCCCCGACCGCACCGGCACCCGCACCGACACGATGATGGTCGCGAGCATCGACACGGCGTCGGGCCGCACCACGCTGTTCAGCCTGCCCCGCAACATCGCCTACGCGCAGTTCCCGCCGGGCTCCCCGATGGCCGAGGAGTTCCCCGACGGCTTCCACGACAGCGCGGAGCCCTC contains these protein-coding regions:
- the tatA gene encoding Sec-independent protein translocase subunit TatA; this translates as MPNLGGWELIVLLGVLVLIFGAKKLPDMARSVGQSARVFKGEMRGLKEDRASEAPAEPATPDAPATASLPAVTKTPPAPTAVLPVVEAEVVDARR
- a CDS encoding ferritin-like domain-containing protein, giving the protein MFEGFSKAFVREAINRSSENAVDRRRFLRAAGLTGLGVAGVAGGGLALSGSAFASDGGDDGAVTDAAVLNFALNLEYLEAEFYLRGAFGEGLKDSQIDGVGKLGGVTGGRQVEFESKLARQYAEEIANDERAHVDFLRAALGDAKVARPEIDIEAAFSAAATAAGLIQPGETFDVYANEDNFLLGAFVFEDVGVTAYKGAAALISNKTFLEAAAGILAVEAYHAGLVRTVLLAKGLEDAANAISDARDSLDGPDDLDQGITDDDGNSNIVPTDANGIAFSRDVFQVHNIVYLTPEEAGSGGFFPNGTNGTFTTSGDQT
- a CDS encoding IspD/TarI family cytidylyltransferase, with the translated sequence MRVGAAALVLAGGSGSRVGADRNKVYLPVAGRSVLAWSVDALAGAPGVGPVVLVVRPEDHGHVRRLLDHEVDHAVEVVDGGATRQASELAGLRALAGRIGSGEVDVVLVHDGARPLVGPALVAEVLRVARASGGAVPGLVRSDLAVADGATLSAPVRLTAVQTPQGFRAAPLLAAYERAAAEGFAGTDTASCVERFAPGLAVHGVAGDPRNIKITYPHDVDVVAGALRAR
- a CDS encoding oxidoreductase; this translates as MDRWTASDIPPQTGRTIVVTGANSGIGLAAARELARAGARVVLAVRDTAKGEAAAATLHGLPGTAEVRRLDLADLASVREFAAGVDHPVDVLVNNAGLMAVPFRRTVDGFEMQTGTNFLGHFALTGLLLPRLTDRVVTLSSVAHRIGHLDVDDLNWERRRYQRWLAYGQSKLADLVFAYELQRRFVAAGSLLRSTAAHPGYAATNLQSRTESVQDLAMGLLNRVVAQGPEGGALPTLYAATVPDLPGGSYIGPDGPGEVRGAPRPVGSSAASHDRALGRALWERAEALTGVRPDVASAVA
- a CDS encoding LCP family protein, whose amino-acid sequence is MDERIRPGRDRTPPRTPPGDTPWPRRAERERLDQERREQERRDRDRRDRERRERDRERREQDRRERARARAADGRPPVPPRRRPTEPVSVEDPTRPVGPRVRAAADRAAADRTATDRAATDRAADSAARRARRERDRGEPVTRITRPAVPRRPVDDGDDLRTRPVRQSPPSATPPKAPLPAAPPTKAPPGKAAGAKTPLAKAAPTGKTPTTPAGGSRPAGKASTSTPAGAVAASAAAEADEPGTARPERTGGTRRPTPPPVRRTGRRRPRTLGRALLTTAAAAVAPGSGHLMLHRRRTGWLILGPFLFLVVALLLLLATQRRSTLLTPLLSSSGLGLAAAGCVLAALAWIAVIVRTWLISQPRGLDSTRRTVGVAVTTALCLLVAAPFGFAANLANSSRSVLGELFTDDADSAAALGPRVNLLLVGSDAGPDRTGTRTDTMMVASIDTASGRTTLFSLPRNIAYAQFPPGSPMAEEFPDGFHDSAEPSGNYYLNAVYAYGHEHPDLAPTTPTDDPGLNLLHQTVSYMLGLELDYYVELNMAGFAAIIDSLGGVRVDVGPERIPIGGISPTGRAVTPTGYIEPGVQQLGGEDALAFARSRTNSTDYVRMGRQRCLIQNILDQNQPAELLTNFQSIARATTDSVSTDIPQQALPALLSIADAPIQLESVAFDPNLPDPDQSDGRFNTGDPDFDLMKQVVQDAINRDPAATPPTVAAAPSAIPEANEADEDSETGDTGAEATSDAPLTSTPVSVAQSC